The following is a genomic window from Polaribacter atrinae.
GGTTTTTTTCCTGCGGATAATCCAAAATACTCTTGTATTGTAGTTATCCACGATCCAAAGAAAAAGAAAGGATATTATGGGGCAACAGTTGCTGGACCTGTTTTTAAGGAAATTGCGCAGAAGATTTATACAACAACTCCTATTGATAATCAGTCTGTAGATGATAAAATAGAATTTGCAGCTATAGATGAAAAGTATTTAAATTTTGATAAAGAACTAAATAAAGAATATCAAGAAGTTCCGGATGTTAGAGGGATGTCTGGTATGGATGCTTTGGCATTGTTAGAGAATATCGGGTTAAAAGTACAGTTTACTGGAGTTGGTAAAGTGAAGTCTCAATCACTGAGTAAAGGAGAGAAATTAATAAAAGGAAGAACCATTATTTTAAAACTGTCATAAACTGAAGAATTTAAAAGACATATTATATCAGGTTGCTATAGATCAAGTATTTGGGCTTACGGATGTTGAGGTGAATTCTGTTGTTTTCGATTCTAGAAAGATTGAAAAGAATGATGTTTTTGTTGCTCAAAAAGGAGTTTCTGTAGATGGTCATTTATATATAGAAAAAGCAATTAATTTAGGTGCAATTGCAATTATTTGTGAAGATTTTCCTGTGGGTAAAAAAGCAGGAATTACGTATGTACAAGTTGCAGATGCAAATGTTGCTTTAGCTATTATGGCTTCTAATTTTTATGAAAATCCGTCCAAAAAGATGCCGTTAATAGGTGTTACGGGTACAAACGGAAAAACAACCATAGCATCACTTTTATATCAGTTGTTTAAAAAAGCAGGTTATAAAGTAGGGTTGCTTTCAACGGTAAAGATTTTGGTTGATGAAGTTGAGTTTAAAGCAACGCATACAACGCCAGATTCTGTTACCATCAACAGGTATTTAGATAAGATGATTGATGCTGGTGTAGATTATTGTTTTATGGAGGTGAGTTCTCATGGAATTCATCAAAAAAGAACAGAGGGTTTAGTGTTTGCAGGTGGGATTTTTACAAACCTATCACACGACCATTTAGATTATCATAAAACATTTGCAGAATATAGAGATGTAAAGAAAACCTTTTTTGATTCGTTACCTAAAGCTGCTTTTGCGCTTACTAATATCGATGATAAAAATGGTGACTTTGTGTTACAAAACACAAAAGCTAAGAAAGTAACTTATGCTTTAAAAACATTAGCAGATTATAGAGCTAAGATTTTAGAAAAACAGTTTTCTGGAACACTTTTAAAAATAAATGAAACAGAAGTTTGGACCAAGTTAATTGGTCAGTTTAATGCTTCTAATTTGTTGGCAATTTTTGCAACTGCTGAATTATTAGGGTTAGAAAAGTTAGAAATTTTAACAGTTATTAGTCAGTTAGAAAATGTTAGTGGTCGTTTCGAGTATGTTATTTCAGAAGATGGAGTTACGGCAATTGTAGATTATGCACACACGCCAGATGCTTTAAAAAACGTATTAGAAACCATTAATGATATTAGAACAGGTAATGAGAAATTAATTACAGTTGTTGGTTGTGGTGGTGATAGAGATGTAACAAAAAGACCAAAAATGGCACATATTGCTTCTCAGTTAAGTAATCAAGCGATTTTTACATCAGACAATCCTAGAACAGAAAATGCACAAACTATTTTAGATGAAATGGAAGTTGGTGTTGCTGCTGAAAATTATAAAAAAACATTGTTAATTCTAGATAGAAGACAAGCAATTAAAACTGCTTGTAAATTTTCTGAAAGAGGAGATATTATTTTAATAGCAGGAAAAGGGCATGAGAATTATCAAGAAATTAATGGAGTGAGAACTCATTTTGATGATTTAGAAGAAGTAAAGAACTGTTTCAATCAATTAAAAAAATAATTAAGAATGCTATATTATTTATTTGAATATTTAGAAAATATAATGGATTTTCCTGGTGCTGGATTGTTTCAGTTTATCACATTTAGAGCTGCGGGAGCTTTTATTTTATCATTATTAATTTCAACAATTTATGGTAGAAGAATTATAGATTTTTTAAGAAATCAACAAGTTGGAGAAACGGTTAGGGATTTAGGTTTAGATGGTCAAAAACAAAAAACAGGAACGCCAACAATGGGAGGTGTTATTATCATTTTAGCAACATTAATTCCTGTTTTCTTATTAGCCAAATTAGATAACATCTATGTAATCATTTTAATAATAACTACGGTTTGGATGGGGTTAATTGGTTTTTTGGATGACTATATAAAGGTTTTCAAAAAAGATAAAGGCGGTCTAAGTGGTAAGTTTAAGGTTTTAGGTCAGGTTGGTCTGGGTGTTATTGTAGGTTCTATGCTTTATTTTAATGATGGAGTTACTATAAAAGAACAATTACCAAAAGAGCAACAAATAATAAATAAAGAAGGGAGAAAGGTTGTTTTTGGTGAAGCACATAAATCTACAAAAACTACAGTTCCTTTCTTCAAAGACAATGAATTAGAGTACTCAAAAGCCTTGAGTTTTTTAGGGGATGGCTATGAAAAATATGGATGGATTGTTTTCATATTTATTACTGTTTTTATTGTAACAGGAATTTCAAATGGAGCAAATTTAACAGATGGAATAGATGGTTTAGCAACTGGTTCGTCAGCAATAATAGTGTTAACCTTAGCGGTTTTTGCTTGGGTTTCTGGAAACATCATTTTTGCAGATTATTTAGATGTAATGTATATACCAGATTCGGGTGAAATGACTGTTTTTATTTTGTCGTTTGCTGGGGCATTAATTGGTTTTCTGTGGTACAATACGTATCCGGCTCAGGTCTTTATGGGAGATACAGGTAGTTTAACTATTGGTGGAATTATAGCGGTTATTGCAATTGCTATCCGTAAAGAGTTGTTGTTGCCAATTTTAGCAGGAATATTTGTAGTAGAAAATCTTTCGGTAATTATGCAGGTTTCTTGGTTTAAGTACACAAAAAAGAAATTTGGAGAAGGAAGAAGGATCTTTAAAATGGCGCCTTTGCATCATCATTATCAAAAATTAAACTATCACGAAAGTAAAATTGTAGTCCGTTTTTGGATTGTTGGAATTTTGTTAGCAGTATTTACAATTGTTACTTTAAAATTAAGATAAATGAAAAGGCTCGTAATTCTTGGTGGTGGAGAAAGTGGTGTTGGTACAGCACTTTTAGGAAAACAAAAAGGGTACGAAGTCTTTGTTTCGGATAAAAACGGAATATCAAAAAAGTATAAAGAAGTTCTTTTAAATAACGAGATCGATTTTGAGGAAAATCAACATACAGAAAGCAAAATTTTAAGTGCCGATGTAGTGATGAAAAGTCCTGGAATTCCAGATAAGGTTGCTTTAATTCTGCAATTAAAAGAAAATTCAATTCCTGTTATTTCAGAAATTGAATTTGCAGCGCAGTTTACAGCCGCAACTATTGTGGGAATTACAGGTTCTAATGGAAAAACAACTACCACATTGTTATTGCATCATATTTTAAAAAATGCAGGTTTAAATGTTGGTGTTGCAGGTAATATTGGTGACAGTTTTGCGCAACAAGTTGCAGAGCAATCTTATGAAAGCTATGTGTTAGAATTAAGTAGTTTTCAGTTAGATGGAATAGAGAGTTTTAATAGTCATATTGCAATTTTAACAAATATTACACCAGATCATTTAGATAGATATGAATATGATTTTAATAAATATATAGATTCAAAATTTAGAATCACTAAGAATCAGACAGCAACCGATTATTTAATTTATGATGCAGATGATGATGCTATCAATAATTGGTTAAAAGAAAATAAAACAAGCGCAAAATTAGTTCCGTTTTCGCTTGAAAAAGAATTAGAGTATGGAGCCTATATCAAAGACAATAATATTATTATCAATATAAATAAAGACAAAATTAACATGCCGTTATCAACTTTATCAGTAAAAGGAAAACATAATACAAAAAATGCTATGGCAGCTACTATGGCGGCTCAATTATTAAAGGCTAGAAAGCAAGTTATTATAGAGAGTTTAGAAGATTTTGAAGGAGCAGAACACCGCTTAGAAAATGTAGCAAAAGTTAGAGGAGTAGAGTATATAAATGATTCTAAAGCTACCAACGTTAACGCAACGTATTATGCGTTAGAATGTATGGATAAAACCACAATTTGGATTGTTGGTGGTGTAGATAAAGGAAACGATTATAACGATTTGTTGCCTTTGGTTAGAGAAAAGGTAAAAGCAATTGTTTGTTTGGGTGTTGATAATGATAAGATAAAAAACACTTTTGGTTATGTGGTAGATATTATTGTAGAAACTGCGGGAGCGGAAGAAGCTGTAAAGGTATCTCAAAAATTAGCAGAAAGTGGAGAAGCTGTTTTATTGTCGCCAGCATGTGCTAGTTTCGATTTGTTTGAAAACTATGAAGATAGAGGTCGTCAATTTAAGAACGCAGTAAGAAATTTGTAAAGTTGTTTAATCGTGTAATTGTTTACATGTTTAATTGAAATAGAATAATATTTAATTAAGAATCTAAAAGTCTAAGTGTTTAAATAATGAAAACCATTTTTCAATATATAAAAGGAGATAAAACCATTTGGGCAATTGTTGCTATTTTGGCCATATTCTCATTTATGCCAGTTTATAGCGCAAGCACAAACTTGGAGTATGTTGTTGGTTCTGGTTCTTCTTTTGGGTACCTTATAAAACATGTAGTTTTGTTAATTATGGGCTTTGCTATTATTTATGGGGTTCATAAAGTGCCTTATAGATTTTTTTCTGGTGGTTCGGTAATAATGCTTCCTGTAATTGTCTTTTTATTGATTTATACGCTGTCTCAGGGTACAACTATTGGAGGGGCAAATGCAAGTAGATGGATTAGTATTGGTGGTATTGGTTTTCAAACCTCTACATTGGCAGGTTTGGTGTTGATGGTATATGTAGCAAGATATTTATCTAAAAATAAGGATAATGTAATTGGTTTTAAAGAAAGTTTATGGCAGTTATGGTTGCCTGTTGCTGTTGTTTTAAGCTTAATTTTACCTGCCAATTTCTCTACAACGGCAATTATTTTCACCATGATTTTAATTATAACTTTTATTGGTGGATATCCGTTAAAATATTTAGGAATTATAATCGGAGCCGGAATTGGAGCGTTGTTGATTTTTGTTTTAGCAGCAAAAGCTTTTCCTGATTTAATGCCGAATAGAGTACAGACATGGGAAAACAGAATTACAAGTTTTTCTGATGATGAAGGCAAAGAAGCTTACCAAGTAGAAAAAGCAAAAATAGCTATTGCTATGGGAGAAACATTTGGTGTTGGTCCTGGTAAAAGTGTACAAAAAAACTTTTTACCTCAGTCTACATCAGATTTTATTTATGCCATAATTGTTGAAGAATATGGTTTAGTTGGTGGTTTTTTAATTGTATCGATATATTTTATTTTGCTGTTTAGAATTTTTGTTGTCATAAGAAAAACGACAACAATTTTTGGTACTTTGTTAGTCCTAGGAGTTGGGCTTCCAATTATTTTTCAGGCTTCTATAAATATGGCGGTTGCAACCAATTTATTTCCAGTAACAGGGCAAACTTTACCGCTAATTAGTAGTGGTGGTACTTCTATTTGGATGACTTGTTTTGCATTAGGAATGATTTTAAGTGTAAGTGCTTCTAAAGAGGAGACAGAAGAAGATATTTTAGATGATAACCCTTTAAACATACTTCATGAAACAATCGATTAACATATTAATCTCTGGAGGAGGTACAGGAGGGCACATTTATCCTGCTATTGCGATTGCAAACGAATTGAAGTTGCGTTATCCGAATGCTAAATTTTTGTTTGTAGGGGCAAAGGATAAAATGGAAATGGAAAAAGTTCCGCAAGCGGGATATGAAATAAAAGGATTGTGGATTTCTGGAATACAAAGAAGGTTAACGGTAGACAATTTATCTTTTCCTTTTAAGTTGATCAGTAGTTTATGGAATGCATCTAAAATTATTAGAAAATTTAAACCAGATGTAGCTATTGGTACAGGTGGTTTTGCAAGTGGGCCAACTTTAATAATGGCAAATAGAAAAGGAATTCCGACTCTTATACAAGAGCAGAATTCGTTTCCTGGAATTACTAATAAATTATTGAGTAAAAAAGCTTATAAAATTTGTGTTGCTTATGATAATTTAGAACGTTTTTTTCCTGCTGATAAAATTGTAAAAACAGGAAATCCTGTTCGTCAAGATTTATTATCTATTCATTCTAAAACAGAAGAAGGTAAAAGTTTTTTTAAATTAGATAAAAACCAGAAAACTATTTTAGTTTTAGGAGGTAGTTTAGGAGCAAGGAAAATTAATCAATTGGTGGAAACTAATTTAGAATTCTTTAAAAAACAAGGAGTTCAGGTTATTTGGCAATGTGGTAAATTGTATTTTGAAGAATATAAAAAATACAACGAAATAGAAAATATTCAGGTGCATGAGTTTTTAAATAGAATGGATTTTGCATACGCTGCATCAGATATTATTATTTCTAGAGCAGGCGCGAGTTCTGTTTCCGAATTGTGTATTGTAGGGAAACCTGTATTGTTTATTCCTTCACCAAATGTGTCGGAAGATCATCAAACAAAAAATGCAAAGTCTATTGCGAATAAGCATGGTGCAATTTTGTTAAAGGAAAGTGAATTAGAAACATTTCCAATTGTTTTTGAAACCTTATTAAAAGATAAAGGAAAACAAAGCAATTTGTCAGAAAATATAAAGGAACTAGCGCTTCCGGGAGCAACAACAGCTATTGTAAATGAAGTAGAAAAATTATTAAAATAGTGAATTTAAATAATATACATAACGTCTATTTTGTCGGAATTGGAGGCATAGGAATGAGTGCAATTGCTCGTTACTTTGCGTCTAATGGAAAAAAGGTGGCTGGTTATGATAAAACAGCTTCTCAAATTACTTTAGATTTAGAAGGTTTGGGTGCTGAAATTCATTTTGAGGATGCTGTTAAAAACATTCCTATTTCATTTTTAAATACAGAAAAAACGTTGGTTGTCTATACACCTGCAGTTTCTAAAAATCATGCTGAATTAAGTTATTTTTTAGAGAATGGTTTTACGGTTTTAAAAAGAGCAGAAATTTTAGGCAAAATAACAGAAACAACTTTTTGTCTTGCGGTTGCGGGTACACATGGTAAAACAACCACTTCAGCTATTTTAGGGCATATTATGCAGGAAGTAAATGCAACTGCTTTTTTAGGTGGAATTGCAGAAAACTATGATTCTAACCTAATTTTAGGTGCTGATAAAGTTAGTGTTGTAGAAGCAGATGAGTTTGATCGATCTTTCTTAAAGTTGAGTCCTAATATTGCTTGTGTAACCTCTATGGATGCAGATCATTTAGATATTTATGGAGATGCAGAAGCTTTAAATGAGTCTTTTGTAGAGTTTGCAAACAAGGTTTCTGGAACATTAATTGTAGCAAAAGGATTACCGTTAAAAGGGTTGACTTATGCAATTAATGAGGTTGCAGATTATGTTGCTTCGAATTTAAAAATAGAAAGCGGAAAGTATGTTTTTGATGTAAAAACACCGTCATCAGAAATTAAAAATATTGAATTTCATTTACCAGGTCAGCATAATGTTACGAATGCATTAGCGGCAATAGCTATGGCTGATGTTTATGGAGTCTCGTTAGATATAATTAAAAAACGTTTATCAACTTTTAAAGGCGTAAAAAGAAGGTTTTCATATAAAATTAAAACAAACGATTTTGTATTAATTGATGATTATGCGCACCATCCAACAGCAATAAATGCGGTAGAAAGTTCTGTAAGAGAAATGTATCCGAATGAAAAAGTATTGGTTGTTTTTCAGCCACATTTGTTTTCTAGAACAAAAGATTTTATTGAAGATTTTGCTGTTGCATTATCAAAATTTGATGAAGTTTTATTGTTAGACATTTATCCTGCAAGAGAAGAACCGATTGTTGGAGTAGATTCTAAATGGTTGTTAGATAAAATTGATTGTAAGAATAAAAAATTAAGTAAAAAAAATAAATTAGTAAAAGATATTAAAAATTCGTTGGCAAGTGTGGTAGTAATGTTGGGTGCTGGTGATGTTGGATTGCTGGTTAATGAGGTACGTGATGAACTTTTAAAAACGATAGAAAATGAAGTTTAAGAAGTTTTTAAAATACATAGCATTCCTTTTATTAATAGGGTGTTTGGGGTTTTTGTATAGTTTTTCTGGAAAAAGAAATTCGAATAAAAAAGTGACAGAAATTATTATAGAATTTGAGGCTGGAGACAATCAATTTTTGACACATTCTATGGTTAATAAATTGTTAATACAAAATGACACAACTGTGAAAAACCAAGCAAAATCTGTGATAAATTTATACAGTTTGGAAAAAACGGTTTCGGAAAACCCATATGTTGAAAATGCAGCTGTATTTTTAACCATATCGGGGACCCTAAAATCCATCATAAAACAGCGTACACCTGTTGCAAGAATTGTTGATAAAAAAGATTCTTATTATGTTGATAAACAAGGTGTAAAAATACCTTTGTCTAGTAATTATTCAGCAAGAGTAATGCTTGTTTCTGGTGTTAAACAAGAGGAAGAAGTAAAAGAAATATTGCCTTTAATATCCTTTATTTTACAGGATAATTTTTTGCAAAAAGAAGTGGTTGGAATTGAGAAATTCGCCGACGATGAGTATCAATTTTCCGTGAGAAGTGGAAATTATAAAATTGATTTTGGAAAATTATCTGAAATTGATGTGAAATTTAAGAAGTTAAAAGCGTTTTATAACAAGACATTTGAAGATAAAACGATTGAAGAGTATAAAACGATTAATTTAAAATATCACAACCAAGTTGTGTGCGCAAAATAAATCAAAATGGAGAACAATAAAATAGCAATTGGTTTAGATATTGGTACAACCAAAATCGCAGCAATGATTGGTCGTAAGAATGAGTATGGCAAGATTGAAGTTATAGGAATTGGTAAAGCCAAAAGTTTAGGTGTAAAACGTGGTGTTGTAAGT
Proteins encoded in this region:
- a CDS encoding FtsW/RodA/SpoVE family cell cycle protein — its product is MKTIFQYIKGDKTIWAIVAILAIFSFMPVYSASTNLEYVVGSGSSFGYLIKHVVLLIMGFAIIYGVHKVPYRFFSGGSVIMLPVIVFLLIYTLSQGTTIGGANASRWISIGGIGFQTSTLAGLVLMVYVARYLSKNKDNVIGFKESLWQLWLPVAVVLSLILPANFSTTAIIFTMILIITFIGGYPLKYLGIIIGAGIGALLIFVLAAKAFPDLMPNRVQTWENRITSFSDDEGKEAYQVEKAKIAIAMGETFGVGPGKSVQKNFLPQSTSDFIYAIIVEEYGLVGGFLIVSIYFILLFRIFVVIRKTTTIFGTLLVLGVGLPIIFQASINMAVATNLFPVTGQTLPLISSGGTSIWMTCFALGMILSVSASKEETEEDILDDNPLNILHETID
- a CDS encoding cell division protein FtsQ/DivIB, which produces MKFKKFLKYIAFLLLIGCLGFLYSFSGKRNSNKKVTEIIIEFEAGDNQFLTHSMVNKLLIQNDTTVKNQAKSVINLYSLEKTVSENPYVENAAVFLTISGTLKSIIKQRTPVARIVDKKDSYYVDKQGVKIPLSSNYSARVMLVSGVKQEEEVKEILPLISFILQDNFLQKEVVGIEKFADDEYQFSVRSGNYKIDFGKLSEIDVKFKKLKAFYNKTFEDKTIEEYKTINLKYHNQVVCAK
- the murC gene encoding UDP-N-acetylmuramate--L-alanine ligase; the protein is MNLNNIHNVYFVGIGGIGMSAIARYFASNGKKVAGYDKTASQITLDLEGLGAEIHFEDAVKNIPISFLNTEKTLVVYTPAVSKNHAELSYFLENGFTVLKRAEILGKITETTFCLAVAGTHGKTTTSAILGHIMQEVNATAFLGGIAENYDSNLILGADKVSVVEADEFDRSFLKLSPNIACVTSMDADHLDIYGDAEALNESFVEFANKVSGTLIVAKGLPLKGLTYAINEVADYVASNLKIESGKYVFDVKTPSSEIKNIEFHLPGQHNVTNALAAIAMADVYGVSLDIIKKRLSTFKGVKRRFSYKIKTNDFVLIDDYAHHPTAINAVESSVREMYPNEKVLVVFQPHLFSRTKDFIEDFAVALSKFDEVLLLDIYPAREEPIVGVDSKWLLDKIDCKNKKLSKKNKLVKDIKNSLASVVVMLGAGDVGLLVNEVRDELLKTIENEV
- the mraY gene encoding phospho-N-acetylmuramoyl-pentapeptide-transferase, producing the protein MLYYLFEYLENIMDFPGAGLFQFITFRAAGAFILSLLISTIYGRRIIDFLRNQQVGETVRDLGLDGQKQKTGTPTMGGVIIILATLIPVFLLAKLDNIYVIILIITTVWMGLIGFLDDYIKVFKKDKGGLSGKFKVLGQVGLGVIVGSMLYFNDGVTIKEQLPKEQQIINKEGRKVVFGEAHKSTKTTVPFFKDNELEYSKALSFLGDGYEKYGWIVFIFITVFIVTGISNGANLTDGIDGLATGSSAIIVLTLAVFAWVSGNIIFADYLDVMYIPDSGEMTVFILSFAGALIGFLWYNTYPAQVFMGDTGSLTIGGIIAVIAIAIRKELLLPILAGIFVVENLSVIMQVSWFKYTKKKFGEGRRIFKMAPLHHHYQKLNYHESKIVVRFWIVGILLAVFTIVTLKLR
- the murG gene encoding undecaprenyldiphospho-muramoylpentapeptide beta-N-acetylglucosaminyltransferase, coding for MKQSINILISGGGTGGHIYPAIAIANELKLRYPNAKFLFVGAKDKMEMEKVPQAGYEIKGLWISGIQRRLTVDNLSFPFKLISSLWNASKIIRKFKPDVAIGTGGFASGPTLIMANRKGIPTLIQEQNSFPGITNKLLSKKAYKICVAYDNLERFFPADKIVKTGNPVRQDLLSIHSKTEEGKSFFKLDKNQKTILVLGGSLGARKINQLVETNLEFFKKQGVQVIWQCGKLYFEEYKKYNEIENIQVHEFLNRMDFAYAASDIIISRAGASSVSELCIVGKPVLFIPSPNVSEDHQTKNAKSIANKHGAILLKESELETFPIVFETLLKDKGKQSNLSENIKELALPGATTAIVNEVEKLLK
- a CDS encoding UDP-N-acetylmuramoyl-L-alanyl-D-glutamate--2,6-diaminopimelate ligase; translated protein: MKNLKDILYQVAIDQVFGLTDVEVNSVVFDSRKIEKNDVFVAQKGVSVDGHLYIEKAINLGAIAIICEDFPVGKKAGITYVQVADANVALAIMASNFYENPSKKMPLIGVTGTNGKTTIASLLYQLFKKAGYKVGLLSTVKILVDEVEFKATHTTPDSVTINRYLDKMIDAGVDYCFMEVSSHGIHQKRTEGLVFAGGIFTNLSHDHLDYHKTFAEYRDVKKTFFDSLPKAAFALTNIDDKNGDFVLQNTKAKKVTYALKTLADYRAKILEKQFSGTLLKINETEVWTKLIGQFNASNLLAIFATAELLGLEKLEILTVISQLENVSGRFEYVISEDGVTAIVDYAHTPDALKNVLETINDIRTGNEKLITVVGCGGDRDVTKRPKMAHIASQLSNQAIFTSDNPRTENAQTILDEMEVGVAAENYKKTLLILDRRQAIKTACKFSERGDIILIAGKGHENYQEINGVRTHFDDLEEVKNCFNQLKK
- the murD gene encoding UDP-N-acetylmuramoyl-L-alanine--D-glutamate ligase, with the translated sequence MKRLVILGGGESGVGTALLGKQKGYEVFVSDKNGISKKYKEVLLNNEIDFEENQHTESKILSADVVMKSPGIPDKVALILQLKENSIPVISEIEFAAQFTAATIVGITGSNGKTTTTLLLHHILKNAGLNVGVAGNIGDSFAQQVAEQSYESYVLELSSFQLDGIESFNSHIAILTNITPDHLDRYEYDFNKYIDSKFRITKNQTATDYLIYDADDDAINNWLKENKTSAKLVPFSLEKELEYGAYIKDNNIIININKDKINMPLSTLSVKGKHNTKNAMAATMAAQLLKARKQVIIESLEDFEGAEHRLENVAKVRGVEYINDSKATNVNATYYALECMDKTTIWIVGGVDKGNDYNDLLPLVREKVKAIVCLGVDNDKIKNTFGYVVDIIVETAGAEEAVKVSQKLAESGEAVLLSPACASFDLFENYEDRGRQFKNAVRNL